CAGTCTCTCCAGCTGTCAGgtctgaggggtgggagggggacgAAGAACCCTAGTGCTGACACCCCAGACTACTGGCCATGGGGTGGTGCCAACCCCTTGGCTTTGCAGGGGGCAGCCACCTAAGGACAACGCTGGGCGCATACTTAGTGCTTAGGGAGGCAGAGTCCGTGGCTCTGGGAGCAAACGCTCCTGGGGTCAGTCCTGCCTTTGCCACCTCCACAAACGGTGTGTCCTCGGGCAGGGTGCTTAACCTTCCCAAACCCGAGCAGCCGTCCCTGCTGCTTTACAGATATTTAGAGCACTGTTCTAGGAATCGGAAGGGACCAGGCCGAGTCCCTGCTCCCCCGGAGGTAGCAAGGTGATGACATCTGCCTTGTGGGGTGGCTGGGAAGGTTCATCCAGGTGGTGGTCACCCTTGCCCGGGGGGTGAGAGTGACGAGCAAAACAGACGAATACATCGGTGCTCTGGATGGGAGGTCTGCACCCCACCACTGCTCAGACGGGGGGCTCCTAGGActtgggtggagaggaggaggtgtgGGGAGGCAGTGTGCCACCTGCATGCAGGGTGAGTGTGGGGACTACCCTTCCCCCCACGTCCCATGAACCCAGCTACGCTGGGGTCACGGGTCATCACCGGGACCCTGTAGTCTGGGCTTTCTCGGAACGCCTCCTGCCAAGGAGCCGAGCACCTCTAATAGCTCGGAGCCTCTAAAAGCTTTGACCACAGCTCAGCTCACTGCCTGCAAGCCCTTTGAAGCGCTTCCTTCGAACTTGCTTTGCATATTCTGGTCAGATCTGAATCAGACTGGCAGGAATTACCCTCTCGGTACAGTCTAGGTGGCTGCCAGAGCTTGTAAGTGACGTGAAGCCAaggcagtgaggggcagagcTGCCGAGGGTggcgcctccctccctccccctcccttggGCGGCACAGCCCGCGTGGGCGCgggggaaagagaaagcaaggcagagaaGGGGCCGGGAAAGAGGCTCCAGCAaggcttttcattaaaaaatagtgctctttattataaattactgaaatgtttctttttgaatataaatataaatatgtgcaAAGTTTGACTTGGATTGGTATTTCGTTGAGTTCTTCAAGCATCTCCTAGCAGCCTTGAAGGCCTGggtagggggagggaagaggactgGAGGTGGAATCTTTATAAAAGACAGAGCGATTGAGGCAGATTGTAaacatcattaaaaaacaaaataacagaaaataaaaacaccccAACACACAGCTGCCCGGTCCGGACCAATACCTGACACAgaaaactttgtgtgtgtgtttagatacGCCCCCCAAAAAAGACAATTCCAGGTAATTCCGTCGCTGCTACATTCCTGTAAGTTTTCGCTGGTCAGTGCTATTGCAGAGCAGAGGCCTCCAGGGAGCAGGGGCACGGCCTCTCACTGACTCCCTGCATGTCCCCcaccctggggaaggagggagcccTGTGAAGGGCCTGGGGGACGTGGGGCCTGGTGGCTGTGCTCTGGCCAGTTCCGACTGGGCTGGCCTCCTCCCAGTGCTCAGTGGGAAGGCAGGGTCGTCCCTCTCTGCACCCACCTCCTACGGTGGGCGGCCAGCTGCCGGCCCTCTGGGAgcccctgggcctctgcctgGACTGGCTGAGTGTGTGGCTTCTCACGTGCCAGTCCCTATCCACGGGACAGGGAGCATTTAAGGCAAATCTCCCAGCCAGACACAGGAGGCAGAACGGAGAACCCTCCATCTTCTCTGGCTAGGGTcaggggtcagaggtcagagaTGGCTCATCTcctccactccccgcccccagcccccaggtacTGGGAGGTAGAGCAGGAGTGAGGGAAGAAGTGACCGGCCTGTCCATCCCCTTTCCAAATGTCACTTCCCCCTTAAAACGGGGGAAGGGTCCTGGGCTCTCAGGCACTCAACAGACTCTATAGGACCTGTGTTTCCTGGTGGCTGTCCCAAGGGGGAGGGAGCAGAATGGTCCCCTTCAGGTCACCCCTTGGCCTTCTCCCAGCACCAGGGGAGGTGCACGTGGCCACCCTCTTCACCTGGGCCGGGCACTGGGAGTGGCTATTTCCTCGGCCAACCTGCAGCCCCGTGGGCTCTGAAGCGCCCTCTCTCGTCCTCCCTTTCCCAGGCCTGAGACTTGCTCAGGGTGAAAGCCATGTTTAAAACCAAATCAAAGAGCAAACGCGTTCCGCTGGAGAGTTTGCAGATTCCCCGGCAGTTCTCACAAGTTCAGCACTCCCGCAGCGTCCCTGGTCTGGAGTTCACGGGAGTcgaggaagcagagaggagaggagaatcAACCCACGGCAGTCGCTGCCGTGGTCCCCGCGGGCCACCTGGCTCCTCCGGAGAGTCTGGAGTGGGGGAGGAGCGCTCAGGTGACACTCCCCTCCCCTTCAACACATTCCAAGTCCGCTCTGCCCCTTTCGGCAGAGGGCAGGGCCGGAGGGTGGGGCCTGTCCATCCCCAGGCTCCCCCAGAGCTGCTGCAGGACTCTCCTGGCTGGATTCTTGTGCTTGTGCCATGTGCCACGGAGGAGGGGAGACCCAGGCCTCGCCCCTCAACCCCTGCCCTTTGCTCTTTAAAGTGGAGCATCGTACTGGTCCAGGAACTCCCGAATGGGTCCAGGCAGCTGGGTGACTTTCTCGTAGGAGTCCAGGTGGCCGTTGACGGTCTTCCGACAGAGAtgttggagagtggccacgttgGAGGAGAGGGGCCTGCTCAACACCAGAGGGATCTTCTCGCCCCCCGAGTAGATGTAATAGGCCCTCCTGGGGGAGCTCCCCGGGAGCGGCTGTTCTGGCACATCGGAGCTGGGCGAGGAGGAGGGCTCAGACGGCGGCGCGGGGCAGGAGGGGGCGCCCGGGGGCGGCATGTAGTGATGCACCAGCTTGAGCACACAGTCGAAGCGGGGCACGGGCTGCGTGCTCCGGGGGTCGCTCTGCAGAGAGAAGCTGCCCCCCTCGCACTGGATGCGCAGGTTCTTGGTCCCCGACTGGGTCTTGACGCTGAGCGTGAAGAAGTGGCGCTGGTCCGAGCTGTCGCGGATGAGGAAGGTACCGGCGGGCTCGGCACTGAGCAGCAGGTTCGCCTCGCCGCCCGTCACGGCGCTCCAGTAGAAGCCGCTCTCCTGCAGCTTGCGCACTGCGTTCACCACCAGCTGGTACTCGCTCTTGGAACTGAAGGTCTTGAGGCGCAGGCTGGTGTCCAGGGGGCGGCTCATCCCGGCGGCGGGAAACTTGCTGTGGGTGACCATGGCGCACGGAGCCAGCGTGGATCTGCGCGGGGGCGGCTGCAGCTGCTCGGCGGCCTCCGCACAGCGGCCGCTACCGCATCACTGGGGGCTGTGGGGAAGAAGGTGCGCGCCGCGTGAGTGCCCGGAGCCCTCCAGCGCGCCCGGCCCGCCCCAGCTCCCCTGCCTCTGCCGAGCGGCGGGGACGCCCACTGCCCCGGAGGTCCTCGCCTGGGCCCTCGTTCCTACCTAGGCACCCCGCGGAACCCGTCCAGCCCTCGTCCCCACCGACGGGGGTGCCCCCGGCAGCCCCTTCCCCAGCGCGCACTGGCAGGGCGCCGAGTGGGAAACTCGGGCGCGGAAGTTGGGTCTCCAGGAGCatggccggggtgggggtcaGAGAAGAGCCCCCGGGACGCTCTGGGCGCCGCTCAGTCCGGTGGCTCAGGGCggtggggacagagaaagaaatctgAGACACTGGGAGGGGGGTATgcgggggggagggcaggagaagcCTGAGGGCCCCAGCCCGGGTATTCCGGGAACCTGGGATTTCCGACTTCCATCCGCTCAGTCTCCTACCTCGTCCCCTCCCTGCCGGGAAAGACccgggaaagggaggggaaaccGAGAAAAGCTCCCGGGACTAGCGAGGGCCACCCCCTCCACACCACCGCGCCCCTTCTTCCTACCTGATCCCAAATTGAAGTCTCCGGCCTTGGGGCTGAGCCTCCTACGGTCCCCAAGGCGAGGCGGCGGCGCTACGGCCAGCGGTGGCCCGCGCTGCGCCCAGATGTTGGCGGCGGTGAAGTCCACAAAGGGGCCCTCGCGCGTGCGTCCCTCGGGCTTTGCCGGGGCGCCCGCCCTGCCCCCTGTGCACCCCCGGGTCGACCCCGCTGGGGAGAGGCGAGGGGCCGCGGGGCGAGCTGCGGCGGGAGGCGCGTGAGCCGGGGTCGCAGCGGTGGCGACAGCAGCGCAGAGAGTCCGACTCGGAGCCGCCGCGGAGGCCGCGCTCGCGGGTATATACGCGGCCGACGCGCCCCGCCCCCCCGATTCCTGGAACTGCGTGGCCGGCCTTCTTGTAATGTTTAGTCACTACTCGCAGCAATGAAAGGCTGCGAGCGAACGGCGAGGGAGGGGCCGCGGGCCGAGGGCGGGCCGCCGGCCGCGCCAGGGACCGGCAGAGACGCGCGCAGAGACAAAGCGCGACGCTAGCGGCCGGGACAGCCGGCGGGCGCGGCGCCAGCCTTGGCTGCGCGTTCCTGGCAGCGGCCCCTCCCCGCCGCGCGCTCCGCCCCCAACTTCTCATTCAcactttcccccctcccttctaaGAAGGCTAGTTTCTGGCAGAGGCGGGGGTGCAGCCCCGGGAGCGCGGGCAGTTCCAGGAGGCCGAGCGGGAGAGGCTCCCggctccccttcccttcttctcgGACCTCGCGGGGACACCCCCTCGCCCCCAACCGGCGCGCCCGAGTCCCGATCGCAGCCCCAGGAGGCCTCGGCCTGCCGCAAGGGAACTGGGGACACCCCAAAGCCCGGCCGCGAAACTGGGGCCGGATCTGCgagctggagggggtgggggcgcgcGATAGTCACCTGTGGAGATGTCCCCGAGGCGAAGCTTGAGTCCCAGGGGTAGAGGGGACGCGGCTTGCGTGGCAGCTGCCCGGCCTCAGCCCACGGCCCACTGCCAGTTTCTCTGCCCATGCTGACAGGGGCGCCGCCTCCCACCCCAAACACAGACAGACGACAACCGCTTTCACACATTTGGTCTCCAGACCTGCGTGGCGCTGCGACATGGTCTCGCCAAGGGCTCTTTTGCGACCAGACTGGCCCGAGGGCGTGTTGGCCGCACCCCGCGCCCCATGTCCGCCAGAGGGCGCCCTGGGGTCTCTTAAGTGGCGTGGAGTTCGGTGCTGCTCCCCAAAGCCCGGGAGGGA
This window of the Desmodus rotundus isolate HL8 chromosome 9, HLdesRot8A.1, whole genome shotgun sequence genome carries:
- the SOCS3 gene encoding suppressor of cytokine signaling 3, which translates into the protein MVTHSKFPAAGMSRPLDTSLRLKTFSSKSEYQLVVNAVRKLQESGFYWSAVTGGEANLLLSAEPAGTFLIRDSSDQRHFFTLSVKTQSGTKNLRIQCEGGSFSLQSDPRSTQPVPRFDCVLKLVHHYMPPPGAPSCPAPPSEPSSSPSSDVPEQPLPGSSPRRAYYIYSGGEKIPLVLSRPLSSNVATLQHLCRKTVNGHLDSYEKVTQLPGPIREFLDQYDAPL